In Miscanthus floridulus cultivar M001 chromosome 19, ASM1932011v1, whole genome shotgun sequence, the DNA window ccaagtgttcgacgacgaaggtgctggtgaagtcgCTAGCTTCCCCCATGCTTAGATTGTTCTAGTCCtaggccgccttctcgtcgaacatgacGTCGCGCGAGACAGCCACCTTGCCgccgcgtgggtcgtagagccggtatgccttggtaccttccgcgtagcctaggaacaacatcggcgtgctcctgtcctctagcttggtgaggaccggctttgtcttcctgatgTGGCCGATGTAGCTGAATGTCCGTagaaaggacacgctcggcttgcgtccACACCAAGAttcgaacgacgtcttgccctttagggcctttGTCGGCGcgaggttgaggatgaacaccgctgtggtcaccacctcaccctagaaccttgccggcatgctcttggccttcatcatgaatcgagccatgccgaccaccgtctggttccgccgctccaccacgccattttgCTGTGGCGAGTACGGTGCGGCGTGGTgtcacaccacaccctgatccgcgtagtacgtagcgaactccaccgaagtgaattcgccgtcacgatcagtcctcagcacgcgtagcttcttgccgctccCCGCCTCCGCgtgcgccttgaacttcttgattgccactgccgcctcgtccttgctcgtcaggagttacagccacatatagcgactgtaatcatccacgagcaggaggaagtaacgccgaccaccatttgtagctagcgtgattggcccgcagagATCGCCGTGGACTAGCTTGAGACCGTCCATCACGTGATACTTGGCTGCCTTTGGGAATGGCAGCCTCCACTGCTtctcggccaggcagctgtcacacagctttCCTTCGTGCTCGATGTGGGGCAGCCCTctgaccatcttctccagccgaccaagcgcgtcgaagctgagataaCCGAACTGGGTATGCCACAGCCATGACTCCTCGGTGTACCATGCTGCccggcacaccggctgctccaccttcaagtcgagcaggtacagccaatttcgggacctcttcaccttggcaagaaggcgttGCTCCCGGTCCTTGATCCTaaggacgccgtccttgatcagtacctcactgccgcgctcatccagctggccaatgctgttgatgctggaacgcagctgcgggatgtaatatacatccgttagcgcacggtgctcgccgttctagcacctgaagatgatggtgtcgcgtcctcggatcgccacccttgagccgtcaccaaacttcaccgtgccggtcacgttgtcatcgagctcagagaaggctgccttggagcccgtcatgtggttgctggcaccggaGTCTAGCTACCACCGCTGCTCTAGCTCGCCGCCCACATGTCTGAGGTGGACTTaggcgcgtggttcgtcgaggtagACATCTTTCAGAGCCTTCCCAGACCCTTTCACCGCCATCACCTCCCCCTTCTtcttggcctcaacgtcgtgcagtgcacagaacgtcgccatcaggagagtggcctcatcatcatctttagcCTACGCCAGAttagcctcagccttcttctcctgcttgcgatttggacaCTCCCTTGCctaatggcccgtcttcccgcagGCCGGCAGACGTTGGGGTtgaccttcttcttctccgaagaagccttactgcggcgcttgccatcaccaccgcggctggaggaggttaCCCCAGAGTTCCtttgggcagcccactcctcctctgtcaacaGCAGCTTGCTGCCATCCTTCattgctgtggcctgctccatgcgttCGTCCACCGCCCACAGACGGCCAGTCACATCCTCAATAGTAAGGATGGATAGGTCCAGcctcgtctctatggagagaacgATCTGAATGTACTTCGTCggtacggagtggaggtacttggagaccgcctcttcttcgtcgatggtgacgccgtggctcctcagcttgctaatgagcgtctgcaggtggagggagaagtcctccaccgattcaccatccttgagcTTGAGAttggcatactcctgcttcagcagctgggccgtcgccttctttgcgcggtcggaaccgacgcgcatcgccgcaatggcctcccacgcctccttagcagagctctttgcCCTCAACGGCTCCCTATACTCCGCTGGCAcggcagcgaggatagcctccaacgctgatatgccgtcttcttcgttgttggtgcccttgtcaacagcattccaaaaccgtcgggctctgagcttgaccttcatggtcaccgcccattcgctatagttggtgcgagtaagcgtcggccaactggtgccactgATCTCCCGTACCGTGCGCACAACGACCTCATGTCGtggttgggcagccacagcagcgccgctgctgtcgctcatctccaaaccgtctgtcgtcgccagcggttagtccgtcgacggcgcttgtacggctctgataccacttgttatccCCTCTGGATCTCCGGCACAGGGGAGCCGACCATTCACCAGCGTTGCCGAGCACGCACTATCGTTGCCGAGCACACACTATggatagaggtagaagaagggagggagaacagagcacacacatagcacaagcacccgcgttggccggagctctacagaggtgatggcaaaactgaactcgctgtctttactgagttacagtggcaaactatatatacaactctacccatataatcctagtacacagacatgttagGCCATCATGCTGCTATAGTAACTAGATGTGATAGCAGGGCTAACTTTGACGCTTGCCCCCACTATGGCTACAGTACGGCAGGTGAGCTGTTCgtcgcctgcccctgctgtggctacagtacaACAGCAGAGAGCCTTTTCGACGTCGCCTTTCCCTGCCGTGCTTTCACACtagggagcagcagattacttacaCCATTCTTACTTCCATCACAAATACCTGGTGTATGGTTTGTATGTCTTAAGGCTTGTCTTTGTCAAAATATATTCCCGTATGTGCTCGTTGCAAATAGGTACttaacctttttttttttaacGCTATGAGGTTGCAGGTGCTTGGAATTTGGTATGTAAAACAGAAGAAGGTTGCAGATATATATGGTCGATCAGGTTGTCTCAATTCTGGTGGAGTTCGAGCAGTGTGAAATATCACTGGTTCGACGAAGTGAAGTTGGCTATGTGTTAAAACTAGCAAGAGATTCCATAGTTGCTCAGATCGCTAAAGCTCTTGCCATCGATACTAGCAAGGGTAAAAGAGAGACCTGCACCATTTGCTTGGAAGACACTGATGTCTCTAAAATCCACACGGTTGAAGGTTGTGCGCATCGCTTTTGCTTCTCCTGCATGAAGGAGCATGTGAGTCAAGCTTCTCCATGGGACGCTCCCAGCCTGTCCACAGGATGGTTGCACTACCAAGCTAAGTGTTGAAGGTTCAAAGATATTCCTATCATCGCAACTGTTACAGATCATGGTGGAAGTGGAACGGATCAGGGAAGGGCAGATCCCTCCAACTGAAAAGATTTATTGCCCTTATCCCAAGTGTTCAGCCTTAATGTCCTTGAGTGAGCTGATACATCCAGCGCAACAATCCTGCTCAAAGTACACAGTTGCTGATGCAGTCACATTGAGGAGGTGTGTGAAATGCAGAGGCTTCTTTTGCGTCAGATGAAAGGTACCATGGCATAGCGCTTGTCTGCTCCCTCTGCCTTCTACTCTCTTCTCTGTTCTCTTATATTTTGTTTTGGTGGTTTTGTTTATTATATTTCAGTAGGGATCAGCCTCTGATCCCTACTGTTTCCTCAAAAAAAGGTACCATGGCATGATAGGATGAGTTGCTACAGCTATAAGAGGAGGTACCCTGGTCGTCCAGAAGATGTGAAGTTGCAGAATCTAGCTCAGCAGAAGCTGTGGCGCCAATGTGTGAAATGCAAGCACATGATCGAAATCGAACTTGCAGAGGCTTGCTATCACATGACCTGCGTGTAAGGCCCATTCTCTTCAATCTTTGCATATTGTcgtaattttttcttttttgaggaAAACAGGAGAGGCAAGCCTCTATTGAGGCATATTGTCATAATTgttgtaaaagaaaagaaaaatctttACTGATATGTGTTGTGAAGTTCCCTACCGACCCACACATTATGTCAGAAATACTCAAAAGCTGGTAACGTTAAAGCCTTGGCTGTATCTCTGATTCTCTGTTATTGCTTGTTACAGGTGCGGCTATGAGTTCTGCTACACATGTGGGAAAGAATGGAAGGAGAAGAAAGCAACCTGCTCCTGCCCACTGTGGGAAGAGCGCAATATAATTGATGATGACAGTGAGGATGACTACTACGGTGCAGAGGACGATGGCTACTACGATGAGGACTACAATGACTACTACGGTGAAGACTACGATGACTACTATGGTGAAGACGTCGATGACGATGGTAGGCATTTGGTATAATTGGGTTTACTGGCATTACGAAAATGGAGGGCCCGGTCGACCGCAGCAACTACTGAGGTCAACTTCCAGAAATTTCACCCGATTGTTTTTGTAATTGCAGCCTAGTCCAGTAGACAGTAGGGTTTCTAAACTCAATATTTGCTTTTAGAGTAAATTacacggccggtccttaaagtattCGGCGGTTCTCATTTGGGTCCTCAAACTATGAAATCGCACGTTTGGCTACCTAATGTATTTAAGTGATCTCATCCAGGTCCAAAATAGACGCGAGGAGGATTAGAAGCTGACGTGGTCATCCACGTGGACATGATTTGAACAGAAAACACCTGAGACATGCAACGTCCCCATCGGGGTCCCTGGCAGTGCTCGTCGGGCGAGCACGCGATCACGTTCACCGCGAGGGTGACGAGCATGTGCTCCTAGACGTGGCGAGGCACGTTCACCGGGTGCTCCTCGCTGGCGAGCGACCGTAGGCACGACGTGTACGCGTCCGCCACCGCGCTGTCGTTGATGGCCGGCAGGACGGGGAACTCCGGGTCCGGTGCCGCCCCACCGGAGGATGCCGCTGCGTCGTCGGCGTACTCCAGCACGGCAGTGCCGGTGCTGTTGTTGAAGATGACGAACGGGTTGTTCGGCAACAGCGGCCGCGCGGCCATGTAGTACCGGGCATTCAGCAGCCCACGCGAGGCGCGGTCGGCCGTGAGCAGAGCGGTCACCGTCTGCCCCGGCGCGATGAAGATGTAGTCAGCGGCAATCTTCTTTGCACGCTCACGCCTACACGGGGGCAAATCTGCCCTGGGCCCACAGATCTGAGGAAGGAGCAGAGGGAAGCTCTCCCATGTGCCGCAAGCTTTTTCACTTTTTGCTTCTTGACGAAGACCAATGGTGGCGGCTTGCTGTGTTGAAGCAGGGTGGTTTGTGCGCATCTTCCTTGTACGCCTCACGCATGGCAGGCGGCGACGTGTGCAGGATGGTCGGCGGTGGCCAGCTATGCCGGAGCAGCGGCTAGTGCGCGGCGGCATGCAGTGGTGCGGCTTATGCAGGACGGCCGGTGGCAACTCGCGCGTGGAGGCCAACTATGCTGGAGCAGGGCGTCTGAGCATAGGCTTGCAGGGCGGCCGGTGGCGACTCGAGAGCGGCGGTCAGCTAGTCGGAGCAAGGCGTCCCAGCAGCGTTTTGCGCGCGGCGTCCCAACGGTGGCTCAAGCTTGGTTTTTCAAGCACGCCGCACCAGATCTGTGTTTCGGTGGTCGCCGTCGTTCGCTCGTGCACGTAGCACTCCTTGATTTATGTCTCGGTATGTTCTATTCGACTCGGTCTATATGTCCACGATGGTTTTGATTTGGTGggatgttttttttcctttggttTGATTTGGACTTGGATTAGATTGGCGGGGTCGGATTTGAACGGTTGTAGGAGTCCGATTTGGAAGAGGAGTTTTTTCTTCCCGTTTGTGTTGCGTCCGAAGCCATTTTTTACCCGATCATCATCCTTATAAATAGCCGGACCAAAAAAATCCAGACAAAAAAATCAgcggaaattttgcctctttattaataGGTATAGATTACACATTTCTAACATGCCCTTAGATATTTTAGCTGGACCACTTAACCTAGGGACAAAATGATCCAACTCAAGATCTATCCATCCGATGGCTATGGGCTCTTCACGACTTTGCTTCACCTCGATGCAAGCTTCGCGATGACGTCACGTGCCCCTACTGTTCCCACCGGGACTCCAACCGGGTTTTGAAGTCAAAACCCTAGAAATCGACCTGCTGGTTTTGAGACCCAAACCACCAAACCCCCTTGAGAAGCGTATCCGCTACGCCTCCTCCATAATTTTGACAAGTGTCACCGTCGTCCTCGATTGCCCGATCACCAAGTCTTCCAGCGTCTCCGCTTCACTTGGTCAACCGCCATCTTAACTTGGTCAACGTGGTCTACTCCTCCGCATATACTCTTGCTTGTTGATGTCCCTAAGTATCAGACACTCGTAGTCAGTCTTTTGGCTATCTTAGTCCCTCGGTCTAAGCCTCATGTCCGTCCTTTACCGCTTCTGGTCTATCGGCATTACACGTCTCTACTTGGCTTTCTCTATGTCCGTCGACCATCTCTGTACTCCACACCTATACACTAACACAgctaagagacatgttgcacacacTCACGCACCAAACGGCAGAGTTGTTGTTCATCATCGAGAGGGAGGGTTCAAGAATTCACGCCGTGAGAACAAAACATTAGATAAGAGCTAAACAAAAGCTGACGAATTGCCTCTCCACAACTTGCTACGGAAGATCGCATCCTTGTGCCTTCCGTCAGCAGTTTTCAGCGGAGCGTATGAGCCGAACATTCTGACCCAGCACAACGCCTCGGAGACCTTGCCCTTGGGCCTTGGGGTCGACCCGGCACTCCACGCCGTCGGTGTGCTTGCAGATCGGGCAGCGAACACGGTGCCCAGTTTCTTCTGCCCCCTTCACCTTGGGGCTCGGGCGCCGTCGCACTCGTCGCCCAGACGGATTCCGGGTTCGCGTCGTGAAGGCCTGAGGATCTGAGCTTGCAAGCAGGAGGTGAGATGTGTTGCCGGACAGGAGAAAGCAATGACCTGAACTGCACTGTTAGCCATCTTTCTTCCGAACAGAATGTGCAGAGCTTGTGGTTATATGATCGCTTCGTGTTCGTGCACTGCACCATGCATGCCGCCACTGCCACATGTCACCGGAAAGCGAACAATCAACTGTCCAGTATGGAAAGCTACCTAGCCACGCAAAGGCTTGGGAAGGCCTCACAACTCAACTAATGACTGAACCAGGTAAAAAGAAGAGAATGTAAACGGCAGTACAGCGTGCAAACTCCTTTTTCGGGTGAGAAAAAACAACATGCAAAACCGGTCGAACTTGTACTTGATGGAAGCAGCAGATAATCAAGAAAATAATGCATGTAACCATATATTCGGGAACATTTCACAGTTCAACAGTAGACATAATATAAGTTCAGTAAAATGGTGCTCAGTTTTCATGTTTGGCTGAACAGTAAGTTCAGTAGATTGGGAGCATCCCAACAGTTCAACACCTAAGAAAGCAGCTGTTGACAACTGGGTTGCCCAACATTAACTGTCAACTTCTTCATCTCAAAAGAATAAGTAAAATGTAACAGGAAATGCACTGCCCACATGACCTTTCTGAACATAATGTTCCATCAATTTGATGAAAAAGTATCAGGGAGCTTCAGCAAACAAATGATACAGCCATGATTTTTATTCAGGTCATGACTGAAAGCTAGGATCAGAAAAGACACTGAAAAATCAGGTGTGTCAGGATTCATGAGGAAATATAGAGTAAACCACCAGCATGTGTTCCTGTTATCACACAATATGGTATCTACAACCAATGCCACTGCACAAAATCATTCAAGCACCAACTCCATCAAAACAATACCAGAGATGAAGATGGTAACTAGATCAGTTCCTGAGTATTGCAACTGAACTGAAAGGTCAAAATAAACTGCTTCCTGTCAGGACAATGCCTCCAATTAAACTACCAGAAACCAGAAGAATTGCTGAGTTCTCTGAAACTATATGAACCAAGAAACTACGGCCTATTCTCAAGTAGTTGTATCCGAGAGACCAATCCCGAAGTTGCTGTCAGCAGTCCTGCTCTCATATGCCTCTAGGGTGCGGGTGGGGGTGCGGAAGTGGAAGCAGAAGCGGGTGGGGCTTCAGGTGCGGATGCGGGTTCAGGTTCAGGTGCATCCACGTTTGGGTGTCGCAACCTCATAGCAGCTGAATTTGCAACCGGCAAGTGAAAACAATGTGTCAGTTGAAAGCATGTAATGGTTGATCCAACTATTGCAGCAGTTCAATAATCTAAAACAGTTCTGGGAATAACGAAAAAGGACAATCAGTAGAAAGGTCAACTCTTGGCTGACTACTGAAAACAACTGAATATTTTAAACTGATTGTTGCTTATCTACAACAAGTTTCAGGGTTTTGCTAACTGAACAAAGCTGCCATTTCATCAAGCACAAGATGGTAAGTAAGTTCCCAAGAAGAGTACTGAATATATGTGCATATGAACTACCATCatcaatatgataatatgatctaTAAACATTGGACATACAGACCACCGAGGGAACTGAAGAGTTTTCACCTGGTGAACTGATGGGGAGGACGATGATGTTCAAAGGCTCTTGGCTGCGAGGCAGGTCGACGACCAGAGGGGTCAGCCTCCCAAAGACGCTGGCGTACACACACAGCATGATTGCGGACATGTCCTCGTCCACTTTGATCGCCATCTGGTTCGTCAGGTTTAACACGGACCGCCCTAGGAACCTGAATGCCCCCATGCGGAGGAATTTCCCATCATTGCCCGCCAGAAAGTACCGGATCTGCCGCTCCTGACCAGTGCGGCCTCCCAGGTCCTATGGCAACAGAAGACACAAGTATCTGAATACACATCGTGACGAGAACAAAATGTTTAGACCTTGACTGATAACTCAAATCATTCAAGTATACAAGAACGCAAGAGTTTATTTAATACTCAGTAACTAGGAACCCATGGTCTCTACACAACTTGATCCTTTGCAGATTGACGAATGACAGACAGAATTTTATAAATCTCGGCTAAATTGGCTGATCCCTAAAGCGAACCGAATGCAGTGGAGCAAGAATTCAATAACAAATGCAGGATTCGGCCAGGCTAAATGTAGTAAGGATTGCACCATGCAGTAGCCAAGATTCAGCAGTTTTTAGATAGAATTTacgaaaagaaaaacaagaagaaaCAACCAGGATCGTTACTCCAAGTAAGCCGTTGATAGAATCGACAGGTTCCAAGAATCGTGTTCCGTCCAAATCAACGAACGAGAGGAGTGCAAGGAGAAGGGACAATGGACTCACCGTAGTCGGAGCAGGAAGGGTAGGCGGCGCAGGCCTCGGGGGGATGTGCTCGACCGTCCAATGCATCATCGTGCTCTCGTTGCCGTCGTTGCCATCGACGGGGGCGACGGTGACGCCGGTGTTCCAGCGGCGGTACCTGCCGTTGGCGCGGAGGTAGAGCTCTGCGTCCCGCCAGTGGTACAGGAGGACGTAGTCGCCGCCGCCATCCCCCGCCGTGACGGCCTGGGCCCTCCACCTTATGTTGACCTGCATCGGCTCGCTGTAGTCGCGCTGGACGGCGCTCACGGCGGCGCGGCCGCGGTGGCCGTCCGGCTGCGCCACGGGCGGCGAGGGCCCGAGGTAGCGGCCGTAGGCGGCGGAGCGGAGGAGGACGAAGGCGATGCCGTGGCGCACGATCAGGTGCACCTGCCACGCCGCGTTCACCGTCGCGCGGCGCGCGCTCAGGGAGACGCCGGACCCGTCCTCGTCGGCGTAGAGGTACGTGCGCCGCACGCGGTTCCGCAGCCACACGTGCGTCCCGTCGGGGAAGCGGTCCATCGCGGCCGCGGGTGGTGGTGTCTTGGTGGTGCGGCGGCGGTGGGCGAGTGGGAGAGCCGGAGAGGGAACAGCAGTGGAGCAGGTGATTTTTTTGGTTTTCGCAACGGTTAGCCTGGGCGCCGAGCCGCCGAGGTTTTGAAGGCAAGCGCAGGTCGGTTGCGGCTTCGCCTGCCAACTGGCAGGTGGGCCCTAGCGGGCCCAGATACGAGGCGGGCCGCGGGCCGGCCAGAACTCCAGAGGATGGCAAGTGGGGACATCTATGGTGGACACCGAGGCAAACACGCTGGTGTGCACGACTTGGCGAGTGTTCGGGGTCGGAAGGTAGGGGCATTCAGTCGAACAGGTGATGTTCACAGGAGCTGCACCGTGAAGAATCAAAGGGGCCATCGTTAAATCCTCTTTGTGCATTTCGTGTCAAGATCACTACTACTTTGGTTCAGAAGTCCAAGTTCTGTTGGCCGGAGTGGCTTTTGTCGAGTTCTTGCTCCTCTTCATTTGGTTCGCTTTAGGCTGCGTTCCGTTGTTACGGAACGATGACGGGAACGATTCCACCAGGAATACTAAGCTAATTTTATATAGACTTTGATGAGGTGGAATGAATCGTGGGCAGGAATGAGGCTAAACGAACGAGCCCTCAGGGAGTAGTTCTTGACTAGGTTCCCATTTTGTAGCTAACATCCAAAACTTGCAATCCATCTTGAGAAATGTCCTTAATAATGTCGGCTTAGCAATTATGGTTGCTTTATGTCTGCCATTCGGCAAACTGCATTAGCCCGTACGTGGTCTTCTGAAATCATGGGGTTCTTACTTCTTAGTTGAGTGCACTGTACGGTTCTTGTTTTTACCAGATCCTGCAACATCACAA includes these proteins:
- the LOC136529937 gene encoding uncharacterized protein isoform X2, which encodes MDRFPDGTHVWLRNRVRRTYLYADEDGSGVSLSARRATVNAAWQVHLIVRHGIAFVLLRSAAYGRYLGPSPPVAQPDGHRGRAAVSAVQRDYSEPMQVNIRWRAQAVTAGDGGGDYVLLYHWRDAELYLRANGRYRRWNTGVTVAPVDGNDGNESTMMHWTVEHIPPRPAPPTLPAPTTERQIRYFLAGNDGKFLRMGAFRFLGRSVLNLTNQMAIKVDEDMSAIMLCVYASVFGRLTPLVVDLPRSQEPLNIIVLPISSPAAMRLRHPNVDAPEPEPASAPEAPPASASTSAPPPAP
- the LOC136529937 gene encoding uncharacterized protein isoform X1, with protein sequence MDRFPDGTHVWLRNRVRRTYLYADEDGSGVSLSARRATVNAAWQVHLIVRHGIAFVLLRSAAYGRYLGPSPPVAQPDGHRGRAAVSAVQRDYSEPMQVNIRWRAQAVTAGDGGGDYVLLYHWRDAELYLRANGRYRRWNTGVTVAPVDGNDGNESTMMHWTVEHIPPRPAPPTLPAPTTDLGGRTGQERQIRYFLAGNDGKFLRMGAFRFLGRSVLNLTNQMAIKVDEDMSAIMLCVYASVFGRLTPLVVDLPRSQEPLNIIVLPISSPAAMRLRHPNVDAPEPEPASAPEAPPASASTSAPPPAP